The DNA sequence TACTTCTTTTCTTCAATAGTTAATACCGGTTTGCCCGCATAGTAGCCGCAGTGCGGACAGACCCGATGGGGCATTTTCGGTTCGTGGCAGTGCGGACAATCAACAAGCGTCGGCGGCGTCAGTTTCCAGTGAGTACGGCGCTTGCGGCCACGCTGCCGTGAATGTCTTCGCTTCGGTAGTGGCATTGATATCCTCCAATTAAAAATTTATTTTTGATTATATTACTGATATCCGGTTACGAGTCAAGGATAAGCCCGTTACTCCAGTTTCGGGGCAGAGGATTGCTGATGTCCAGCATGGAGTTAAAATTGAACTCGGCGGGAAGTTCCTCATTAAAGTCAACTGTGTCCACCGGCAGCAGTCCGGCGTGAATGAGTCGAGTGAGCAGTTGAAGGATGTCGGCAGGTGTGATGATACCCCAGCTGGCGAGCACTGTCTCTGCCAGCAGTCCGTAGCGTTCAGTGGCGATAGTGCTGATGGCATTCAGCAGCTACAGGACGGTGATGTTCGTTTTCCCGCCGGTTTGCTGATAGACATGGTGCAGCCCGTTGCCGAGCAGAAGATAGGCGTCTACAGTGTACCGGGGGTCAGCCTGCAGCAGTTCATAAAAAAGGAGTACCATCAAATTTAATTTTAATCCTCGTCGCAGCGAGGGCAAGCAGGGTAGAATCTTGACTGAGATACTTTTGAAGGTAGGATTAGCGTGAAGGACAAAAGGAGTTAAAATGACAAAATGGGAATACAAGTTTCTGCAGATTGACATCCACATGAGCCCGGTGCTGAAGATGGCACGCTGGGGTGTCCAGGTTCCAGGCGAAAAAAAGGCACGGGATACGATGGAAGGGGTGGAGGCATATGTAAATGATCTGGGCCGGGAAGGCTGGGAGCTGGTGGCGGCGGTCAACGGTTCGGACCACAGCGGTATCATCACCAAGGCGGTCCTTTTTTTCAGACGGCCGCTGCCAGAATGAGCCTGCTTGTACGGACAGGCTAATGGAGTTTGGGTTTTGCCACCTAATTGTCCAGCTGTTGGAAGTCAGGGGTCAGAGTACTGATTTGACAACCCGTTCCAGTACAGACAAAATTATTATCTGTGACGAGAGCGGAGGAGGGATCAGGATATGAAGTTCAACTGGATTGATATCGTTGCAATTGGAGTAGTAGCTTCAGCCGGTGCGGTTCAGTTTCTGCGCGCCACCCGCGATTTCTCTCAAGTGTTTTATGAAACAGTCATGCTCATTCTCGCGCTGGTGGGTGCGGTCCGGTTCTTTATGCCGGTGAGCCAGCGGCTCAATATTACACCCCCGCTCGCTCTGGGAGTTCTGTTTGCAGTTTTTACGGTGCTGGCACTGCTCGTTGCAACTCTGCTCAATCAGGGGCTGGGGTTCAGTCTTGGCGGGTTTGATTACCTTTTCGGACTGGCGCTGGGGATTGCCGGCGGTTTTGTCTTCGGTCATGCGACTATGCGGACGATGATGCTGCTTTTTCTTGAGCGCAAGCCGGAGCTCGCGGCAGCAATGCATCGTTCCTGGATGGCAAGTCAGGTGCTTTACTTCGGTGCGTTCCGGGAGCTGCTGGGTATTCTGAGAATCGCCCGGTATAATAATATTTAGCCGACAGTAAGTTCAGTCAGAAGCCAGGGGAGCACCGCAGAACCGGTTGCTTTCGTTTCTTTGCTTGCCAGTCTGATCTTGCGCATGAGATCAAGGGCATTGCCACTCACCGACCAGCGTCCGGCAGCGGGCAGATCGGTGAGTTCACCGTGCCGGATAATCCGACCGAAGTAGAGGGTGTTGGCAAAGTCGCCGGTGGTGCGGTTGGCGGTGTGAAACCCGAGTAGCACTTTAATCAAGAGGCCGTGTTCAATCTGCCGGATCATCTCATAAAGCGGAGTTGTTCCCGGTTCGATGAGGATGTCATTGATTGTGCAGCGGACCGGTGCCTCATGTTCCTCCTCAATCAGTACCGGACGGTGCCGGCCGTTACCGGTGGACTCCCGGTTTTCCCGGACAGCAGCGGTCCGGTCGTAGAGAAACTGCTTCAGAATGCCGTCTTTCACAATCAGATTTCTGCGGGCAGGCGTGCCTTCATCGTCAACCGGGAAGGTGCTTTCACCGAAGGGCATGGTGGCATCATCGCTTAAGGTAATGAGCGGCGACATTATCTGGTTCTCAAGCTGATACCGGGACATTCCCTCCTGAACGGTTGAGGCATAGAGATGTTCTGCCACTAGGCGCCGGAGCATTTCCTCGGTGAATACCGGGTCCAGAATCGCTGGTATCGTTTTTCCTTTGAGTCCTTCCGTTTCGGGATCAGATTCGGTTACGGGCAGTTTGCGGGCAACCGATTCCGCCAGTTGGGTTACCTGCACCAGTTCGGGCAGTTTTCTGCCGGCGACAAAGTCAAAATCCCGGGTGTTAACTTCCGCAAAGGCAGAGAGGGCGGTGCGTTCGGCAATAACGGGTCGGGAACTGTGCATAGTTGTAAAAAGCCGAGTTTCCTGACTGAGGTGCAACATGCCTTCCAGTGTCTCCACTCTTCCGGTCTCCCAGGCACGCTGCATCATGTCCCGCGCTATGTCCTTAATTTGGGCAGGAGAATTCAACAGTTTTGCTACTTCGGGGTCGAATGCCACTGTGGATGGAGTTTTACCGTCGTTTACTGCAAAAGAGTTAAACGGTGCAGGTTGTGCCTGACTGAGAGCGCTGCGGATCCCCAGTTCCAGCAGTGCCGGACTGGGTTCGGTGAAGGGGATAAAGCCGAGCCGGCTCTTTTTGAGAATCCGCAGCGAACCGGAGAAGATGTCCCTTTTCAGCTGAATGGTGATCTCACGGTTTTCAATCCGGACGTCGATTGATGTGCTGAGCGTAAGAAGGAGTTCAAAATCATCTAGGCCGGTACGCCGGGCAACTTTCCGTAGCTGCAGAATAAGCTGTTCCAGCATGTTTCACCCCTGAATTGAAAGGTTGATGAACTCATTGTTGCGGATTTTCGTCCACTCCGGTCCGCCGTCGCCGACAAACTTGGTCTGGCCCTTGCCGCAGAACCCAACATCGGAGATTTTCACCGGACCGGCAAATCCTTCAACATAACGCAGGGCATGGAGGGTGCGGGCAGCGAAATTCGCCGG is a window from the candidate division WOR-3 bacterium genome containing:
- the rpmF gene encoding 50S ribosomal protein L32, whose product is MPLPKRRHSRQRGRKRRTHWKLTPPTLVDCPHCHEPKMPHRVCPHCGYYAGKPVLTIEEKK
- a CDS encoding DUF4177 domain-containing protein, producing MTKWEYKFLQIDIHMSPVLKMARWGVQVPGEKKARDTMEGVEAYVNDLGREGWELVAAVNGSDHSGIITKAVLFFRRPLPE
- a CDS encoding TldD/PmbA family protein codes for the protein MLEQLILQLRKVARRTGLDDFELLLTLSTSIDVRIENREITIQLKRDIFSGSLRILKKSRLGFIPFTEPSPALLELGIRSALSQAQPAPFNSFAVNDGKTPSTVAFDPEVAKLLNSPAQIKDIARDMMQRAWETGRVETLEGMLHLSQETRLFTTMHSSRPVIAERTALSAFAEVNTRDFDFVAGRKLPELVQVTQLAESVARKLPVTESDPETEGLKGKTIPAILDPVFTEEMLRRLVAEHLYASTVQEGMSRYQLENQIMSPLITLSDDATMPFGESTFPVDDEGTPARRNLIVKDGILKQFLYDRTAAVRENRESTGNGRHRPVLIEEEHEAPVRCTINDILIEPGTTPLYEMIRQIEHGLLIKVLLGFHTANRTTGDFANTLYFGRIIRHGELTDLPAAGRWSVSGNALDLMRKIRLASKETKATGSAVLPWLLTELTVG